The genome window attttaaattcctACCGTTTCCAAACAAGCATAAAAGTGTGAACCATTTAACCACTAGCCATTTTTAGGAAGTCCAGATGAGCATTTGGGTCtcataaaatcaaaaaaaattcaagTTATTACATGCTTACATGTAACAGAATGAAGGTTTAGATTAGCTTGCTACCCTCCAAAACAGAGTTTGTACAATGCTTTTCATGGAATACTTGTGCCAAAAAGGAGTTGACAGTTCTCccaatataaattattgtttcCATCTAAGTAGCTGGCTAATAATATCGTGTAATTATCAGCTGTTATTAAGGGCTACGTACTCATCGTGTTTCATCAGCTGATCAAATAACATAGCAGACTCAAGTGTGACCAAACTCCAGCGGCTTAGCTAAGTCGCGCACCTAAATCAGTTGCAATACGTAAATGTAGCATACTTTAAGGAGCTATTTCAATTACACTTGAATAAGTACAAAAGATACACTGAAATTTGTACTGAAATAGCTTCTCATAATATTGgtctatttaaaatgtttgctgcttaatatatgaaaaacttTACAAACAACTTACACTGGAAATGAACATAAAAGCAGGGCATTATTGTTTGGCAAATATACGACACAGAGTAACCCAATCGTTATGGAATTTGAGAGATCAATGtcaaatttccatttttgctACATGTTATGGACCCTATGAATATCTTATAAAATTCAAGATTTAATTGTTgatgtttttataaaataaactcGGGTATAAAAGCGTTCTACACGAACATTTGGTATCTTCCTCTTTTAAATGTACGTAGTTGCTAAATCTAAATTTGCACACGAAGGAACAGACGAATATGGCTAAATTCACTCAACTATTACTGCTTAAACACAATATTCTGAATATATGATAATATGGTAACCTTATTGAacttttccatttatttatttaaaacctGACTAAAAAGTGGCTACTGATAACAAACTCAATTTGacagttaattaaatttgattccGATTagataatacattttaaagttacgttaaaatgacaaaaatttcGTTGAAGTAGTTGTGTCCAAAGTTTGGACTCCAAGCATTAGGCAAAGTACGAAAAGAATGtctgaatatattaaatataaaagctTGAAAGTCTGATCTtgtctaaatatatattttaagcaacaagaaaaagcaaaatatgtgTTTTGCATCGGCCGGGAATCGAACCCGGGCCGCCCGCGTGGCAGGCGAGCATTCTACCACTGAACCACCGATGCTTCATGAAAATATGGTTTAATTATACAAATGGAAGGGGCGCTTTCTAGTAGAAGATTCGGTCTCCCATCCAATTTCATTGAATACATATGTTTGCTAcacaatatgcaaattttttgtCTCTCaagcaaaaattgtattaatcaGTTTCGGGTTTTAAGCATATGAAATTCAGAACGTATTTAAATATGTGTCATAtgataaaattgttaaatcgCAAGCATAAAAATCTCTAGcttaaaaaattaactttaattttaatgttaaaagTTATGTCGAGTTCAATATCAACTACACATTCTTTAAtccaaaattttggaaaatgtacaTCTGAAAAATTTATCCTAGGATGTTGATGTATAAGTATTCCACAAAATTCATAACTAGTGCGGCTAGTGAAAATAGCAGGCGTTGCTTAAATAAACGGAATGTCTTCTTCAGGTTTCGCATTGTTTACTGCCTTTTTTGTGAGGTAACCTGAGTTACTGGTAATAAATGTCGGCTATTTAGGCTAATCATTGTGACAATTCTATTGTCAGCCCCAGTTGAGACAGTCTCTTTCAGCAACCACCACCCATCAGCCACCCTCTGACTTCATCACAAAAGTGCGAGGCCTCTTAAAAAGTATGCGGCGAGGCGAAATGACAACATACTTACACATTACATAAAAATGTCAGTTTAAATGGCATAATTTTGGAGAAGCCCCGGCGACCCTGGGTTAAGTTCTGCGAAACCTTTTGGAGGCACGCTTGTGTCCcaaatttcaaattccaaATGCGAAAACGAGTAgtaagtatataaaaatacattaaaataatgcGTGTTCGGCACTCTGGCAGCTGATGCAAGACTTCCGCATTGAGGGAGTCAGTTGTTGCCGGGTTACATGTCGTACAGTCATTTGTTTATGGCGACCTCTGAGCAGGAAGCTTGCTAAAAGCCAATAGAAAGAATATTTTATGAGAAAATGACAAAATGAGCAACGCtccattcgcattcgcaattGCAGGTGCGTTGTGTTCCGCTGCGCTGAGTCTTTTGTTTCTGCTTTCGCCGTTCAAAACACGGACAATAGACACTGAAGACGACGCGAAGGTTAATCATCGACATTTTGGCAAAGTAATCAGtaaatatttgctatttttcTCTTGCGGTTTCCCCGCTCCTCGatgttttcttcattttcataAGAGCTGTTTACCAGTttttcatttggcatttgcattgAATGCATTCTAGTCTATGTCTGTGgaattattgatattatacCCTGTAGCCATTGTATGTTGGCATATCTGGTATTATAATATGCtaagaaatgaaagaaaaatgtatGGGTATATTCGGGAAGgattatgcaaaataaaatctgTTGATTTTATATAAGTTCCAGTGTTCCACAGTTCAAAATTTATCCAACTTCTAACTAACCctcattttatttaagaaaactAGATTGTTAAAAATGTTACCTTTCTTATATACAGGGTAGCTTCGTCGTCGATTCTTTTTAGTTTTACTgctctttcttatttttaacttgcttcATTCTGcgaaatattaaaagttgCCAAGCCAAAGGAAATGTTACTTGTAATTCCAGCGGAATTTATCATTGTTCAACCTTGAACATCGACTTGCTCATCATGTGGAGAGCTCTCTGCCTTATAAGGCTCCAACTGCTTTCAAAAATTTGTCTATAGCTAAATCAggtaaaaagaaaacttttcaatCGACACAATCTCAGTCTTATTGGAGCAGTTGTGAAAAGAGTTTGCGTAAAGTTTGTAAGGTGTACtcaatacttttaaatatgtatCGTGGAATCCTTTTGCTCACTTTATTGATGGCATTTTGCCATCAAGTTGTGCCTTTTGATAGCGAAGTCGTCGAGGCCGCGACTCCCAGTACCCAACTTGGATTAAACGTCAACCCTCCTACTATCGAGAACTGGAACCCAAGTGACATCATCTTTGTAAAGCCTTACAACATTTTGGAAGCTAGCTGCCCACAAGGCTACGTTCTGGCCAATAAGCATTGCCATAAGCGAGTGAGAGCAGCCCCAACTATGAAAACAATGAAGTGATTCATTACACTTTGTTAAATACActgaattgtaaattaaacaaaatacaaaacatcTACACATTGAATATGTATAGTTTTTTGGAGTTTAACTTCAGTTATATTGTATAGGAAAAACATATTAGTAAGCAACTTTTTAATTCCGAGGTTAAAAGCAAATgatgtgaaataaaataaatataggaATTTTCGATTTTAGACACTTTTGTCAGCtgtaaatgaatattaatgaGACAGAGACATTTGAGGTAAAAAatcttataaaaaataatatttgaatttgtgttTTCGTGTATAagatacaaatatgtatgttgaAAGTGAATTGCACACAATTATGCTGGATTCTTGATAATGTTTATAGTCGAAAGTCCTCAACCAGACAGGAATTTTATCATTTCTTCATaggaaattataaatttgcgaACAACCAAAGGCTTTTATTTCAAGCATAGTCTTTTTAACCTGTCTAAGGTACGAGTACGTAATTGTTAACCACAAtcgcatacatatattgaagAGTGGGAGCAATGACAATGACCGAGACTACATTCCAGCCATTCCAATTTAGGCTGATTTGCAGACAGAGCCTGCAGGATGCAAGTAGACCATTAtccaaaaatacaacaacactGCAAAGTTAAGGTAAGGTGTCACGTGTAGTCGCCATGACGTTGTCCCCGCTGCTGTCATTTATCGGTAGCAGCTGCATTGACGTCCAATGGACAGCAGAAAGCCACCTGGAGGACGGGATGGGCATTTATTCGTGCCATAAAATATGGCAACTCTTAGGCTAGGACTAGCGAAATTGACAAAGTCTCGTCGTGGTCATTAACATGCCCGGGTAATAGGGGGAGAGCACGGTCTGGGGACGGACTAAGTTAATTAAGGACCCCACGGCCGGGGAGCATAATTTGAAGTCGTTTATCAACAACATTTTCGTGGGTACGAGCGCTGAAAGTAAATTGGCTTAGATCATACAAGTATACTAGTAAGCTGCCCAGACAATACACAACAACGAGGAGCACATTATTCATGCATTATTGTACAGTGTTTATTGCCTACCACGTCTGTAACATTTACATATCCAGACCCAATGGATTTTTCAACCAGGGATACACAATTGGGCACTTGTCGCAGACGCTCATGTAACGGATCTCCCCAGTCGAAGTCTTCTGGACATTACAATGAACTGCCTGGCATTGAGTCTTCGGTTTGACCTCACAGCTCTTGAAGGGTTCTCCCAGCACCGGTTTCTTCACATACTCCAACATGCGTGAAATGCCCGTCATATAGACATCCGGATAGGTGGAAAGATGATGCACGAATCTGTTCAGGAGAGCATTAGAAAAAGAATGATGCCCACTGAAAATCAAACTTACTTCTTGAAGGCGGCAAAATTGTTGCGTCCTCGGGAAAACCAGGCGGCATGTAGATACATTCCAAAGGGAGCCCGGTTACTCTGGTAATGGCGATTAAAGTTTTCGAGCATCCATTCGAACAACGCATCAATTTCATCAGCGGGAGGATAAGCACAGGCATCGATCATGGAGCAACTGTAGCCCTCAGTATCAGTCCATGTGACCATAGGATTCACCCAGACACCAGGCAACTCAGCATTGGGACACGGGCCAATTTGGCAATCCTGCACGGACAAATAGTCTAGGGTATATGGCCACATGGGTGGATTCTTAAACTGCTGAGTGGGCCATGAGCTGTCGTAGGTGAGCCCCAAGCTCTTCACAGCCTCAAAAGTTTTATTTCCAGAGATTTGAAGGAAGGGCAAACGCATGCCCTGAATCTTCTTCGGATCGACCTTGGCAAAAGTCTCTAAGATCTGCAGCTGGGCTCCGAACTCGCTCTCGATCGTGTCAATATCCGCTTCACGCCAGTAGTCCGTACCATCACCATGGGTCACAGAGTGCAGGGCAATCTCATGACCAGCATTGTACAAGGCATTCACACGCACGTAGTCTGTGTACTCGTGGGAGAGGAAGAAGGTGCCTGTGGCTGGGCAGCCATCGGGATTGGTCAGGCCATCGAAGAGCAGATCGTATTGGGCATAGTTGACGGCATTCACGGCATCATCGAAGGTTATAGTAACAAACTGGCAATCGAAATTAGCATAGAAGGCTTTCGAATCgatttgtaattgaatttaccTGAGGAATTTCCTGTTCCTTGCCCTTGAACTTTGGTCGTGGCAATGTGGCATCAGAGCAACGACAATCGGGTAGCTTGCACTTTGCTGCAGAGCATGGCTCGGCCTTTTGCAAGTCTAGCCTTGCCAGCTGTGGCGCCACAGTGGTCTTTACCTTATTCTTCGACTTTAGCTTGTTCTTCGTCTTCTGGCCATCACATAACAAAGTTGTGGCGAGTAGCACACCGAGTACTAGAACAATTGCGTATTTCATGCTGGACCAGCGTTTCAACCGTTTTCAACTGTTCCGCAGAGTAAATGAAGCGGACTTCAGCTTTTATAACATGCGATCGGAAATCATATCTTATCAAGATATCAccaattcaaatttgatttgcttgtTTAACATTGCTAGTGCAATTACTCATGGGTGTGCCTATGTACTTGGCTTCGACATTTTCGAAGATGTTTTCACCTTTGGTTCAAGTGGAAATGTACAAGaatacaataattatgatCGAAATGAAGCAAAACTTAagcttcaatttatttgcattctcAACAGTCAATGGTacttaataatattcaatgACTATCAAGCTTATAAGACTACAGTAGTCGGGTGAATGGGAAGCCATAGCTCTACTACCATAAACATTGATAATTTCGAAAATACTTTTCAAgctattttcaattatatgaGCCTTGACTTTGGTTCACCCACAAGTCGAAAACTTGCCTCATTAGCATAGACCGAAAGTCCTGAACTTAACAGCTGAGATTTGCGCCTGCGATTTGAGtggaaaagtttttgttcCGCAGAGAAAATCCAAGCAAAATCGAAGTAACTGCAACCCAAATTATGACAGGCCCAAcaaatgcacttgaaatcGTAAACAAGTGCTTCAAACTTTTGTGGCACGACAGAAGCTCTTAAAACAAAGCCTGAAATATTCTAAAGTGTTTTGCCAGCCACAAATATTTCCCCCGTTCCGCTAGACTCGCCCATTTCTTCATGTTCCTTCATTCACATCCCATGTCAATCACACGCCTCCACAATCGCTATCGCAATCGCATTCGCATCCAAGGTAATGCACTACGGCGGCCAATCAGAATTCTAAATCCGAACAGCGAACAGGCAAAAGTGAATAGTCACCGACAAGTGGCGAAAGCTGGAAACGGGAAacggaaaacagaaaacaggaATCAGGAAGCAACGGGAGGGATATTTCTTGTTTTAAAGATGCAGATATTTGGCTCAGAGTAGTTGCTGATTGAAGTCGTCATGGGCCGCTAGAGAATGCAGCGCGTTGCATGCAACAGAACGACATGGATTTCTTGTCGTCGCGCATATGCCGACTGACATGGGGTACGCCTACAATTCAGTTTGGTCACGTTCTAGGGCGTTACCGACAGGGGTAGGTGCCCCAAGTGCCCTATGTACCCACGTGCCACGTAGCCAGCCAACCAACAGACGGCAAACGTCAGGCCGACAAacgaacgagaacgagaacgaaaaACTGTCGGCTGCAAGCGGAAGTAGATAGAAGTGGAAGTGGGCGGCAGCCTTGCCCACAATCTCTCCACATTCTCAGTTCGTATCGGTTCGATGTTGCAATTGTAGGGGCAACATCGAACGCAACATGTTTGAGTGAGTTTGATGCTCTGCCTCCGTAtgacgtatgcgcaatgtgtCAAATAACAACACAATACTATATGTTAGTGCTACTCATAAGATAATAATGATTGAGGACAGCTTGAGACCTGAAAGagatttcaatttttgccTGCATCTTGTAGGAGGTTTATTGAAAGTTTATTGACAACCAATCTCAATGAAGATGAATCGTATGAATCGTATGCCTCTCGCATCTCTCCCATCTGCATCAAATGCCGTGTCACAGTTCTCACATGTGTTTCACCAAGGCGCATCAGTGCGTGAAATCAAAGTGAAAATTTTTACTCATGCTACACTCAACAAGAGTCTCACGTGGCTCAAActgttttaaaatgcaaattttgccttaataaaaatataactcaTATGCTCGCAGATCTACCCCAAAAGAAACTCACGCACGTCTGAGCTGAGAACAAAACTACAAAGGGGGCGAGAATACTATAATTGGCAGGGGACGATGGGGTGGAGGGAGGCAAGTGTGAGTCGCATTTGCGTTTGCCAATTTTCACGATAATCACAGAAACTAATTTGCATAGCGAATGAAATAGACGCGACTGCAAATCTGCGCTAATCAAATCAACCCAAACGCACAAACTCAATTTGCCGACCACAACGTATTTACTTATATAAACACGCAGATGCTCTTACAGCACAAACATTTCTTTTACTATCGAGGTAAAGAacattttgataaatattgtAACTATTTCAACTGTGACACTCTCAAGAAGAGTCCATTTATTCTATACATCAAAGAATGAATCCATATTTGTCAAAAAGAGCATTCGATCTTCGTTGTAAACTTTATTTCGCTCCTTCCAATTGTAATCCATTGCAAAAGCTTATTTTCTTTGCAAAGATTTTCGGCCTTATGATAAGTCtcttattacatttctcaGATTATAAAACTCTGGTGACTTGCTTCTTCTTTACATTTGCATCCAGCACAAGGCTCAGGCTatgaacaataacaaaagcaacattCGGAAATCCAAGTTGGATGTAATGCCTTACATTCgttacaaaagaaaacatatttgGGTCCCTGcggaatatttaaattaatcagtCTAAGAACATAGATATGTTTGTTCAGAATATTTGAATTGGTTTTCTCATAAATCATCGGAGAGTTTCTTGTCCAGTTCCTTTAAGTATTCCCCTAGACTGTTATTTCAAACAATTCTCGACTTCAAAAAAGTGTGGAAAACttgaacaaaatttataaagtaaattcaaaaatgtcaaaaacaTTGCATGAGAGTCAAGAAGAGTGCAAACGAAAACTAGAGCAAGTGGTTAGATTCAACAGAAATCTGCAGAGAAACGAAGTCCTTACCTTGCACTACCTTGGACTGCCTTATGTCGTGCTGTCACGCAGCCCGTTGCTGCGCCTCAAGTTGCCCGTGAGCACCTTTAATTACCAGGATGGCGACGATTGTGGCATTGCGTTGCAGTTGATATTTACCTGCCCGGTCAATTATCCGCTGCAATTGCCAAAAGTCGATCTAGTTGAGAAGCGGAATGTCAGCAACGAGTTGGAGCTGAGTCTGCGCATGGAAATTGCTTCGACGCTGGAGAGGCATTTGGGGCTTTATATGATTGTGGCAGTTGTCACTCAGCTGCAAATGCTGCTCAACAATATGGCCAGGCGATTGCCGATGTCTTCCAGAGGCTACTGACATGTGGTGACGAGCTGAAGCTGACGCTAGAGGGGGAAATGCTGTGTGTGGAGTGTGGAGTGGAGCTCTTAAATGTTGAGTGTATTTCGCTGTCCCAACTGTGCGATTgcagtagtagtagtagttgttgccAGTCATCACCATGCTGAGGTGTATGTCCTTGTTGTCTGGACGCGTACGAACGTGCACAAACATGTTTGCTGTGCCCGTTGCCCGTTGCCCGCTGCCCTTACGCAGAATACGTGACTTCTGGCATTGACATCATTGGCGGGCGACCtgaagtatgcaacacttggCCAAACGTTAACACGTGCCACAGCAGATGAACGCAACGCGCCACGACGACAGCTCATTAATTGGCGACTGTGGCACTTTCAGTCCAGTTTCAGCTTCCACCCCGTCCAAATTCGGTCCGGGCCGGGCCGGGCATTGCATTAACTTATCTTTTATGCGCATGCCAAAGCATTTGCCATAGTTATCCTATCTTAAAAGTGACACTATGACTTAGCTCAGTTAGCATATCCACATATACTTTACATATACTTTTTAGCTTCTAGCTTCAGTGCTACATTTCCTTCCGACGCCGCC of Drosophila nasuta strain 15112-1781.00 chromosome 3, ASM2355853v1, whole genome shotgun sequence contains these proteins:
- the LOC132790507 gene encoding chitin deacetylase 7 is translated as MKYAIVLVLGVLLATTLLCDGQKTKNKLKSKNKVKTTVAPQLARLDLQKAEPCSAAKCKLPDCRCSDATLPRPKFKGKEQEIPQFVTITFDDAVNAVNYAQYDLLFDGLTNPDGCPATGTFFLSHEYTDYVRVNALYNAGHEIALHSVTHGDGTDYWREADIDTIESEFGAQLQILETFAKVDPKKIQGMRLPFLQISGNKTFEAVKSLGLTYDSSWPTQQFKNPPMWPYTLDYLSVQDCQIGPCPNAELPGVWVNPMVTWTDTEGYSCSMIDACAYPPADEIDALFEWMLENFNRHYQSNRAPFGMYLHAAWFSRGRNNFAAFKKFVHHLSTYPDVYMTGISRMLEYVKKPVLGEPFKSCEVKPKTQCQAVHCNVQKTSTGEIRYMSVCDKCPIVYPWLKNPLGLDM
- the LOC132792699 gene encoding uncharacterized protein LOC132792699; translated protein: MSKTLHESQEECKRKLEQVVRFNRNLQRNEVLTLHYLGLPYVVLSRSPLLRLKLPVSTFNYQDGDDCGIALQLIFTCPVNYPLQLPKVDLVEKRNVSNELELSLRMEIASTLERHLGLYMIVAVVTQLQMLLNNMARRLPMSSRGY